Within Crassostrea angulata isolate pt1a10 chromosome 2, ASM2561291v2, whole genome shotgun sequence, the genomic segment AGCAAAGTACATTTAATTAAGGATTTACATGAAGCTGTCCTGCATAGTAAATAAAGAAGTGCAAGGCGCAatgcgtgcgcaaatagtaaAAGTTGCCGGATGTGGACACAACTGTGACCCGGCAATTGAAAGTTTTTCTCAAGATCGACATTTCTGGTTTAAGCTTTTAAGGTCAAACGTGTGGAACTATTCCTTATCAGTAATTATATCACAGCGAACATAATTCGTCCCTAATATTATCAGAGACAATGTCGCCAGTTCTGTTTGTATTAGGGGTATGTTTGGGATGTATAGGGGAGGGGCATACGGCAGGTGGTGGGCGGGACAGGCGTCTGTTGCTAAGCGACCCTCACGCGATGCAGTTACAACTGGAGGAGTTACAGAGGCGGATCCAGGTCCTTGAGGCGCGGACCACGCCCACACAGTCACGTGCTGGTAAGAGTAAAGCAGATATTAGTAATGTACGACCATTGGCGGATCAAGAGATGGcggagacccccccccccccccgacctcCTCTCCACTTTGTGATCATAATTTTAAAGTACGGGGGTAAGAGTATAGAATTGATTGACGGTTTTACTGCACGGAAAAATATACAACTTATGTAAGATCACCGGCGGATCTAGAGAGGATGGGGCCCGCCCCTTTTGTGATCATACGTAATGATTAATAGATCTACATGAAATCGGCTATCCTTcgattttattttatgtcaaaTGTAGCTAGAATAGAATAGCTAAAAAACGTGATTCGCCCCCTGCCCCCTTCCAATGCTTTCCACTGAACCCTATGGAGGCCTCAAGGCGGCTTCCAGACCCCCCAGCCAATGGCCCCCTCTGTCAACAAATCTTGGATCCGCCACTGAAGATCGTTGATATTCGGGCATGGTTCATTTTTCTATACAGTGACACCATTTTAGATTGCATGAACAAATTGTGCGAGATCATCAatatccggggggggggggggggagctcaAATTCATACGTACACGTAGTGACCTTACGGGAATAAAAGAGAAGTTTATAGTGCAGGAATAAATAGCACTAGTGTAGGATTATCAATACAATACAGTATcgttcaatttgtgagatttatgatatgataattttctacaatttaaGGTCAAATGTTCATATGACTAATAATAGTTTATGAACAATACAGAATAATTTAGAAGCGTAAGATCATTAATATTTTCTGGTGTTtctttttcacaaattaattatAGTTTATGAGCAGGTTTACTCAAGTAATGAAATCCGAATATTTGCATAGTCAGGTAAGGCCACGTTACGTTCACGTTACGTTCATGTTACGGCCACGTTACGTTCATGTTACGTTCATGTAACGGCCACGTTACGGTCAGGTTACGGTCAGGGACAACACGCTGGAGCATGGGCAATGACAAGTTATTGACATCAAATTGAGCCATTGTATGCTTTCCATTTAAGGCGCTGTGTTCACTATCTGGGGGAAGAAGAACTGTCCGGCAGTCAATGGGACGGACACTCTATACTCAGGTAAAACTCTCATGTCATAGAGGACAGCAAATTCTCAGTTATATCTCTATATTAACTCTACTCAGCTAaaaaatctcaagaatggttCACACACATATTACATTAGATTTCATTAATACGTCAGGCGTAATATACTgcggtttcatcaatatttgttcaatacaaattttcgtggatttcgttctttagttgatccacgaaattaaatattcattgaattgcaatttctattaacattgcgtattgatagggtcattggcgaCAAATTTACGTATCCataaaactgtgattttcactttatccacgaaaatggatacctttgaatattaatggaACCACAGTACATGTAATGAGGCAATTTCCTTTAAGGAATCACCGGAGGTGGTATGTACAGTCAGAAAGGAAGTGGCGTCACAACTCTATGTTTACCGCATGATCCGGACTCACTTCCAGGGGATTTTCCCTCCAAAACAGACGTCAACACCGCCTATATATTTGGAGCTGAGTACCAGTTAAACTACCAACAGGTCGCCTACGATGACGATGTCCCATGCGCAGTCTGCCACGCGTACACTTCCGCTTCCGCTATTATGATTCCGGCAAAGCTGTCGTGTCCACACAACTGGATCGTCCAGTACAAAGGATTCCTTAGTGCAGAGAGGTCCGACTACTCGGGGTCAGACTATATTTGTGTGGCACTGGACGCTGAATATTTCGAGGGCACGCGCGCCGTTAACGCAGACGGCAGACTGATTTTTCCCGTCAGAGCTAAATGTGGGTCACTGCCATGTCCCCCATACACCGAGGGCCAGTATGTGTCTTGTGTCGTCTGCTCCAAGTAACTGTCACGTGACTTTTGACGCGTGCATGGACGATGACGTTTCTGTTCTATGTGAACggcttattttttgtaatatgtaattgttttcaacaaataagatttttgttttatttaatatacaatGCACAtcttactttgatttaaaatgatggtgatttttttctgaattgtgTATCTTTTTCTGGcatattatactacatgtatttacaacaagaggcccatgggccacatcgctcacctgaacagcagttccttgtaacattacatttcatagcatatgctttttctattttaaacattgaacccctttctggggacccagttatggtccgaggtttatggttggcttgaacaacataaacagtaacataggaatgaaaatgtgtagcactgcggtaggaccgcacgtacacaacctgaaaaactgaacgtagcagagttccacttcaagagaaataactctcagactgtacagaacatcaagaaagataactcttggttccactacattagagtttacacaatttgaggatccttgcataataatctcacaaactgtagcattatagttctcgagaaaaactttttaaaaacattttcaatatatctttctatgttaaactttgaacccctcttggggccacagtattagtccagggctaaagttttaatcatttggaatctacattatttaaggatgcttgcatagttatctcacaagctgaagcattatagttccctagaaaaagatttttcaacattttccctctatatttctatgctaaactttgaacaccttttggggccccagtattagattgaggtcacagcttttataatttcgaatctatactatttgagggtgcttacgtagttatctgacaaattgatgcattgtagttctcgaaaagaagatttttaaacattttccatatataccggtacttctacatttaactttaaacccatcttgggtctctagtattagtccaggggtcacttttttaaaactgtcgaacctttattatccaaggttgtatgcatgatagtaatctcacaaattgaggcattgtagttctcgagaagaagatattttaacgttacctttatatttctataataaactttgaccccatcttggggccccagtattggtccgggggtcacgattttaccaattaggaatctacatgagcgaaggcatagaaattccacaaactaaaacattgtagttcttgagaagaaaattttttaacttttcctttatgttttttaaaatgtttaaattttgaacccctcttggtgcccatcaattgtccgggagttacaattttttgaatctacattatttaaggatgtacatgtatgcatagtaatatcccaaacagttgcactatagttcttgagaagaagattttaaaacattttcctatatatgttaaaatctaaacccctactggggccccacttttttgttcaggggtcacgatttttacaatcttcactatatatacaaccgtttgtgtatgtattggcatttttggtgaagtggtttttgagaagaaaatttttaaacatttttcatatgtagttctatgttaaactttgaaccccgcctggggctgcagttttgatttgagggtcacgatttctacaatttaaaatcttcattatacatacaagcttttgtgtaaatattggcatttctggtgcagtggttcttgagaagaagattttttaaacattttcctaaggtatatctatgttaaactttgaaccccgcctggggccccagttttggtccgagggtcacgattgttacaatttagaatcttcactatatatacaagcttttgtgtaaatattggcatttctggtgcagtggttcttgagaagaagattttttaaacattttcctaaggtatatctatgttaaatttgaaccccgcctggggccccagttttggtccgagggtcacgatttttacaatttagaatcttcactatgttacaagcttatgtgtaaatattggcatttctggtgcagtggttcttgagaagaagattttttaaaaaatttcctatgtatttctatgttaaactttgaaccccgcctggggccccagttttggtccgagggtcacgatttttacaatttagaatcttcactatatatacaagtttttgtgtgaatattggcatttctggtgcagtggttcttgagaagaagatttttaaaacattttcctaagtatttctatgttaaactttgaaccccgcctggggccccagttttggtctgagggtcacgattgttacaatttagaatcttcactatatatacaagcttttgtgtaaatattggcattcctggtgcagtggttcttgagaagaagattttttaaacattttcctaaggtatatctatgttaaatttgaaccccgcctggggccccagttttggtccgagggtcacgatttttacaatttagaatcttcactatgtatacaagcttatgtgtaaatattggcatttctggtgcagtggttcttgagaagaagattttttaaaaattttcctatgtatttctatgttaaactttgaaccccgcctggggccccagttttggtccgagagtcacgatttttacaatttagaatcttcactatatatacaagtttttgtgtaaatattggcatttctggtgcagtggttcttgagaagaagattttaaaaacattttcctatgtatttctatgttaaactttgaaccccgcctggggccccagttttggtccgagggtcacgatttttacaatttagaatttttactatatatacaagcttttgtgtaaatattggcatttctggtgcagtggttcttgagaagaagatttttaaagacatgcaccctatacttactgtttcgcaattatctcccttttgaaaagggctgtgccctttatatttacaatttataaccTCCTTttcataagaatgctttgtatcaaatttggttaaatttggcccagtggtttttgagaagaagttgaaaatgtgaaaagtttacagacggacggacagacagacagacggacggacggacggacggacgacggacaacaggtgatcagaaaagctcacttgaaccttcggttcaggtgagctaaaaacattgTAATAAGGAATTTCAAAAGCTGAATGAAAAAGGCCGCTCATGAATACAAGATATCAAAGTTCTGAATTAAGCCTACCCTCTATACAAGTGTACCAAAatcttatcattttttaccatACACCAACtcccaaaacaaaaacaaacaaaaattaaactaaaaaaaacaccctttaaaagaaataagcaATCCGTTTTTACTGTATGTTCGTGTAGATTTGAACTAGTGATGACTTCCGGGTGCTTGAACAGAAACAGAAAAACggataaataaaaacataagatTAAGACGTTAGACGCGGTTCTGATCTGTAACTCTAACTCATACGCTTGCTATAAACGACAAGTGTCCAATACAACCATTTATCTTgtataggcgtcggaaccgggagggggggggggggcgctagggggacaccccccccccccccccagtggAATCATAACATTGAAgacctctttttttcttttttcttttttttttgcttgtccaGATGTTGGATAagtcaatttgcttccgacgccactgtctTGTAGACAGAATCGTTTTGATTGAATTACAAATGACCAACTAGTACGTGTATATGCGCCTACCTGTAGAACGTCGGTCGTGAGGTGGTCATGTTACTTCCCTATACAGTGCCGGCCCCGGGGTAGGGGGTGTGGAAGAGTGGTCACAAAGTCAACGGTCACGTGCAACTTGGAACCAAAGATTTATTATTTCTCACAAAAATGACCATGAAGCCAAGAGAAATCCTACTCAATGAACACACCTTGGCTATATAGTCTTGTAATGGCGTTTGAAGATTATTACAGGAAGTCAATGGGATTAACAAGGATTAACTGGATTAACGGCgctagatttttatttttaattaaaagaacatATATTGACGCTTGATTTAACAACACCGCCTCAACAGACAATCTCCAAAACTACATCCTATCTCATCTATTTGGCACTGtcatgttttcaatttttaacagggttttccgaaggaaaaatccggttattaaaatggtgaaaatggcgggcgagcgggcgggcgggcgggatgctgccaaaagggtaccctcattgtacggataactcctcatacagttttcaagataggaagttgttgtttcgcagatcaattgtacatatatcagaggtgtgcatattgctaggattttgatttctgataattcgtgaaaaaaataccagcttttgaacttagtcactttttggcaaaatattgcatatagggtacaccatttcactggatacgggttgacatggattatggatacattTCACATataagaaaacccggtttgctgtcacatttacagcttttcacttgtgtATTTActgcagcccccccccccccctccaactttttctcgcagcaactaattttcttaaatttgtaataaaaaaaaattaattatcatggagttgcccccccccccccccccccccgccacacacttttttgggagatgaaaaaaaaatggattgcaaaaaaagaaagaaaatgaagagTGAAACTGAAGTTATAGATAGTCTGGCTCCCACTTTCAAAATCGGAGTTACGTGCCTGATGACAGTACTTTACAACCCTGCCCTAGCAAGATACTCAATATTAATGTTTGTGGATATTTTGTTTGGTTGTTGATTTACAgttgtgttttctttttgtcttttcttttttttttttttattggggggggggggggggtaaacgtTAAAGTTTTGccatgttgttgttgttaattTTGGAGAAGCGTAGAAATAAGAAGGGGCTTATGTTTGTCTAGTTAGACACTCTTCTTATAgtatatgtgttttgttataaaaaaaaaagaattaatgaaAACCATTTGCGTTTATCGGCTATCTAATTTTGTTCTCTTTCTCTGTCTGTCtgattgtctgtctgtctctctcttctcctctctctctctctttctctctctctcccctctctgtccctccctctctctctctctctctctctctctctctctcgcgcTCGCCATAAAGTCATAGCTTTAAAGCATTCCTTTGGTTGTCCACCgtgatataacgaat encodes:
- the LOC128172892 gene encoding short-chain collagen C4-like; translated protein: MSPVLFVLGVCLGCIGEGHTAGGGRDRRLLLSDPHAMQLQLEELQRRIQVLEARTTPTQSRAGAVFTIWGKKNCPAVNGTDTLYSGITGGGMYSQKGSGVTTLCLPHDPDSLPGDFPSKTDVNTAYIFGAEYQLNYQQVAYDDDVPCAVCHAYTSASAIMIPAKLSCPHNWIVQYKGFLSAERSDYSGSDYICVALDAEYFEGTRAVNADGRLIFPVRAKCGSLPCPPYTEGQYVSCVVCSK